One region of Oryza sativa Japonica Group chromosome 5, ASM3414082v1 genomic DNA includes:
- the LOC4337922 gene encoding 5-amino-6-(5-phospho-D-ribitylamino)uracil phosphatase, chloroplastic, translating into MESCSFRTAASPSPFPSLPSSSRQAPPCSSLRFPRPRNGRMVGVRRRASGFEAFPPLPGKVFVEEAIGAEYGEGFETFRMDGPLKVDVDYLNEKLQECFLQRIRHAMKPDEACGLIFSWDNVIADTDSLKLDAWRQLALEEGKDIPNAGHVQKSILHGAADHVLRKVLCWAKDESQMERLKARLIELYYENLFKLDTPVNGLREWLDAVQTAGIPCAVASSLDRRCMIEALDRMELSKYFKAIVTDEDDMESIAHRFLSAAMKLDRKPSKCVVFEDDPRGVTAAHNCTMMAVALIGAHPAYELVQADLAIAKYSELSVINLRRLFAHKGLSFMDLQKQIIERSPPKRKLTVDTIF; encoded by the exons ATGGAGTCGTGTAGCTtccgcaccgccgcctcgccatcgCCATTCCCCTcgcttccctcctcctcccgacaAGCGCCGCCATGCTCCAGCCTCCGATTCCCC AGACCAAGAAACGGGAGGATGGTGGGGGTGCGGAGGAGGGCGTCCGGATTCGAGGCCTTCCCTCCCCTACCTGGTAAGGTGTTCGTCGAGGAG GCAATTGGAGCTGAATATGGGGAAGGTTTTGAGACATTTAGGATGGATGGACCACTCAAGGTCGATGTG GATTATCTGAACGAAAAATTGCAAGAATGCTTCCTTCAAAGGATAAGACATGCTATGAAGCCAGATGAAGCATGTGGGCTTATTTTCTCATGGGACAACGTaatt GCTGATACAGACTCACTAAAGTTGGATGCCTGGAGACAGCTTGCTTTGGAAGAAG GGAAGGATATCCCAAATGCTGGTCATGTCCAAAAGAGTATTCTTCATGGTGCTGCCGACCATGTGCTTAGAAAG GTTTTATGTTGGGCAAAAGATGAAAGTCAAATGGAAAGACTGAAGGCACGGCTTATAGAGTTATACTACGAAAATCTCTTCAAA CTTGATACACCAGTAAATGGATTGCGGGAATGGTTGGATGCTGTCCAGACAGCAGGCATCCCTTGTGCTGTCGCATCGTCCCTGGATAGGAGATGCATGATTGAAGCTTTGGATCGAATGGAACTAAGCAAATACTTCAAG GCAATTGTGACTGACGAGGATGATATGGAGTCAATAGCACATAGGTTCCTCTCAGCTGCTATGAAG CTGGATCGGAAGCCCTCAAAGTGTGTGGTGTTTGAGGATGACCCGAGAGGCGTAACCGCTGCTCACAACTGTACCATGATGGCAGTTGCACTCATTGGTGCTCATCCTGC GTATGAGCTGGTACAGGCTGATCTCGCCATCGCAAAATACAGTGAGCTCTCGGTTATCAATCTCAGAAGGTTGTTTGCACATAAGGGGTTAAGTTTCATGGACTTGCAGAAGCAGATCATCGAGAGGTCACCTCCCAAGAGGAAGCTGACAGTAGACACCATCTTCTAA
- the LOC4337923 gene encoding uncharacterized protein, translating to MAARRSPAAAHHRLFLLLLLFSALLAPLASAYRPGDIVPMLRSGQYHGSRSVWFDVVGRHCPSFAVNHEVMMPIPKPTGFTGADPYKITFQIGHEKFHLPWLYVINRKSSEVPMIDFHLKYSGNDLLGVTAKVVDMPHIYVEHHPDIRKNFWDQQNWPKYVLVRYTWEEQSEIDVPGGFYVLFGSGLVLSFILAIYVLQSSQEKLTRFVREAVNDSSLPEGGFAKVE from the exons atggccgcccgccGGAGCCCCGCCGCGGCCCACcaccgcctcttcctcctcctcctcctcttctcggcCCTCCTCGCCCCCCTCGCGTCCGCCTACCGCCCCGGCGACATCGTCCCCATGCTCCGCTCCGGCCAGTACCACGGC TCGAGGTCGGTGTGGTTCGATGTGGTGGGACGCCACTGCCCGTCCTTCGCGGTCAACCATGAG GTTATGATGCCGATCCCCAAGCCGACTGGGTTCACCGGTGCAGATCCTTACAAGAT AACATTTCAAATTGGTCACGAAAAGTTCCACCTTCCTTGGCTTTATGTCATAAATCGCAAAAGCTCTGAAGTTCCAATGATTGATTTCCATTTG AAATACTCTGGAAATGATTTACTTGGTGTCACAGCTAAAGTAGTGGACATGCCTCACATTT ATGTTGAACATCATCCTGACATAAGGAAGAATTTCTGGGATCAACAGAATTGGCCAAAATATGTTCTGGTCAGATATACATG GGAGGAGCAATCGGAGATAGATGTTCCTGGAGGTTTCTATGTGTTGTTTGGATCTG GGCTTGTTCTATCCTTCATCCTTGCAATCTACGTCCTGCAATCATCTCAGGAAAAGTTGACAAG ATTTGTGCGAGAAGCAGTTAATGACAGTAGTCTACCGGAAGGAGGGTTTGCAAAGGTTGAGTGA